A window from Dehalococcoidia bacterium encodes these proteins:
- a CDS encoding amidohydrolase family protein produces the protein MIIDAHAHAFPPDVIARREELLATEPAFADIYADPGAKMATADDVLASMDQAGVDRTVICNFTWKSEDLIDETNEYLLNEAIRARGRLIPFVSMSFAGAGRHGGVDADEAVGGATVGESRSKIRQLAAAGARGIGELRPESTGFNLANSDEADLIAWSAAAFDLAVLVHASEPVGHLYAGKRGLSLDALCTFAAQSPGMTLIAAHWGGGLPFYTLMPELRDALQNVWFDTAAGHLLYHPQVYRRVIDLVGVERILWGSDFPLTTQAKALERTRDAGLTDDELAAVLGSNIASLLML, from the coding sequence ATGATCATCGATGCGCACGCGCACGCGTTTCCACCGGACGTCATCGCACGCCGCGAAGAACTGCTCGCCACGGAGCCGGCGTTCGCCGATATCTACGCCGATCCCGGCGCCAAGATGGCCACCGCCGACGACGTGCTCGCCTCGATGGATCAGGCCGGCGTTGACCGCACGGTCATCTGCAACTTCACATGGAAGAGCGAAGACCTCATTGACGAGACCAACGAATATCTGCTCAACGAAGCGATCCGCGCGCGCGGGCGCCTCATTCCGTTCGTCTCGATGTCATTCGCGGGCGCAGGGCGTCACGGCGGCGTCGATGCCGATGAAGCCGTCGGCGGCGCCACCGTCGGTGAATCACGCTCGAAGATCCGTCAGCTCGCGGCGGCCGGCGCGCGCGGCATCGGCGAACTCCGCCCGGAGAGCACAGGCTTCAACCTCGCGAACAGCGACGAGGCCGACCTCATCGCCTGGTCCGCCGCGGCCTTCGATTTGGCGGTGCTCGTACACGCGAGCGAGCCCGTCGGGCACCTGTACGCCGGCAAGCGCGGCCTCTCGCTCGATGCCCTCTGCACGTTCGCCGCACAGTCGCCCGGCATGACGCTGATCGCGGCGCACTGGGGCGGCGGCCTGCCGTTCTACACGCTCATGCCCGAACTCCGCGACGCGCTGCAAAACGTCTGGTTCGATACCGCCGCCGGACACCTGCTCTACCACCCGCAGGTCTATCGCCGCGTGATCGACCTCGTTGGCGTCGAACGCATCCTGTGGGGCAGCGACTTTCCGCTGACCACGCAGGCGAAGGCGCTGGAGCGCACCCGCGACGCCGGCCTGACCGATGATGAACTGGCTGCGGTCCTCGGTAGCAACATCGCGTCGCTGCTCATGCTGTGA
- a CDS encoding lysyl oxidase family protein, whose amino-acid sequence MALLFPACGDGNPMAEHRPFGRPPDTATPAPLAGGAEPSSGDPTAVPSATAHDPGSQPGRELLPDLQIMSPRELYIEDTEGARKIRFSTTVVNAGEGPLDIAGSYDADAGITTATQRIHHEDGDVVEEIAGRFVFHPGHEHWHFKDFTMLELWTYGCDGELDEMKATTGKGTFCAVDEVLADETLPHVPEGPSFLECGQGVQGLSVGWSDTYTADLIGQELDIDGVPDGRYAVRTLADPAGRLREKDDDNNDLVVYVEITGAEIELLDGP is encoded by the coding sequence GTGGCGCTCCTCTTCCCCGCCTGCGGCGATGGCAACCCCATGGCGGAACATCGCCCGTTCGGCCGCCCGCCGGACACTGCCACGCCGGCGCCGCTGGCAGGCGGAGCGGAGCCTTCCTCCGGCGATCCCACCGCCGTTCCTTCCGCAACCGCGCACGACCCCGGGTCGCAGCCGGGCCGCGAACTCCTGCCGGACTTGCAGATCATGTCGCCGCGCGAGCTGTACATCGAAGACACAGAGGGCGCGCGAAAGATCCGCTTCAGCACCACCGTCGTCAATGCCGGCGAAGGGCCGCTCGACATCGCCGGCTCCTACGATGCCGACGCCGGCATCACGACCGCCACGCAGCGCATCCACCACGAAGACGGCGACGTCGTCGAGGAGATCGCAGGCAGATTCGTCTTCCACCCTGGCCACGAGCACTGGCACTTCAAAGACTTCACCATGCTCGAACTCTGGACCTACGGCTGCGACGGCGAACTCGACGAAATGAAGGCCACCACCGGCAAGGGCACCTTCTGCGCCGTCGATGAGGTCCTCGCAGACGAAACGCTGCCTCACGTGCCGGAAGGCCCGTCATTCCTCGAGTGCGGACAGGGCGTGCAGGGCCTCTCCGTCGGCTGGAGCGACACGTACACCGCTGACCTCATCGGACAGGAACTCGACATCGATGGCGTCCCCGACGGACGTTACGCCGTCCGCACCCTCGCCGATCCCGCGGGCCGCCTGCGCGAAAAGGACGACGACAACAACGACCTCGTCGTCTACGTCGAGATCACGGGCGCCGAGATCGAGCTTCTCGACGGTCCGTAG
- a CDS encoding PLP-dependent aminotransferase family protein, with amino-acid sequence MTQQEPPPWIAASSGAGADAGSAYNWEHAESLRAKKMAWSPWRVRPELPNAIPPIMLTGGIPDPDSLPVEDLIECNERVLRREGMFALQYGGPQGYPGLREWLLRDINRREGLDLKAENFVLTCGSSGGLENLVEALLNPGDVAIVERPCYPGSTRVIMSCLAGIEGVTVDADGIDCDELDRIVERVTADGKTPKLLYTIANFQNPAASTLTIERRQRVIEICRRNNILIIQDDAYGAITFGREPLPSLFALAGGDGAVLLGTFSKTLATGLRIGWIMAAQNIVDAVTRMRFDMGVSPWGSRVIADFCESGKYDEHVPRMIEIYRGKRDLMLSSLEERCAKFARWNVPAGGFFVWLELSEGVDPVALDQATLEEGVGYVGGKAFFDNGDGANYARLCYSNVAENEIPEAIMRFGRALERASAL; translated from the coding sequence ATGACCCAACAAGAGCCGCCGCCCTGGATCGCCGCATCCTCGGGCGCGGGCGCCGACGCCGGTTCCGCCTATAACTGGGAGCACGCCGAATCGCTCCGCGCGAAGAAGATGGCCTGGAGTCCGTGGCGCGTCCGCCCCGAGCTGCCGAACGCCATCCCGCCGATCATGCTCACCGGCGGCATCCCCGACCCTGACTCGCTCCCCGTCGAAGACCTGATCGAGTGCAACGAGCGCGTCCTCCGCCGCGAAGGCATGTTCGCGCTCCAGTACGGCGGCCCTCAGGGCTACCCCGGCCTGCGCGAATGGCTCCTCCGCGACATCAACCGCCGCGAAGGTCTCGACCTCAAAGCCGAGAACTTCGTGCTCACCTGCGGATCATCCGGCGGCCTCGAAAACCTCGTCGAAGCGCTGCTCAACCCCGGCGATGTCGCGATCGTCGAGCGGCCGTGCTATCCCGGCAGCACGCGCGTCATCATGTCCTGCCTCGCCGGCATCGAAGGCGTCACGGTGGATGCCGATGGCATCGACTGCGACGAACTGGACCGCATCGTCGAGCGCGTGACAGCCGATGGCAAGACGCCGAAGCTCCTCTACACGATCGCCAACTTCCAGAACCCTGCCGCATCGACGCTCACCATCGAGCGCCGCCAGCGCGTGATCGAGATCTGCCGCCGCAACAACATCCTTATCATCCAGGACGATGCCTACGGCGCGATCACGTTTGGCCGGGAGCCGCTGCCGTCGCTCTTCGCGCTCGCCGGCGGCGATGGCGCCGTGCTGCTCGGCACCTTCAGCAAGACGCTCGCGACTGGGCTTCGCATCGGCTGGATCATGGCCGCTCAAAACATCGTCGATGCCGTCACGCGCATGCGCTTCGACATGGGCGTGTCGCCGTGGGGCTCCCGCGTCATCGCCGACTTCTGCGAATCCGGCAAGTACGACGAACACGTCCCGCGCATGATCGAGATCTACCGCGGCAAGCGCGATCTCATGCTTTCGTCGCTGGAAGAGCGTTGCGCGAAGTTCGCGCGCTGGAACGTGCCCGCCGGCGGCTTCTTCGTCTGGCTCGAACTCTCGGAAGGCGTCGACCCCGTCGCGCTCGACCAGGCGACGCTCGAAGAGGGCGTCGGCTACGTCGGCGGCAAGGCCTTCTTCGACAACGGCGACGGCGCCAATTACGCCCGCCTTTGCTACAGCAACGTCGCCGAGAACGAGATCCCCGAAGCCATCATGCGCTTCGGCCGCGCGCTCGAACGCGCGTCCGCGCTCTGA
- a CDS encoding ASCH domain-containing protein — protein MLFKHAFHAPIARGEITVTYRRWKRPGARPGGRYLIDANGVIEVTSVDVIDGRAITDAHARASGFADAAGLIRQLDRFNDADARIYRVTFHYIREGDQRAQLAADDRLTEDDAAVIIDRLARMDASSRHGPWTHATLSLIKAHPATLAATLARRIGRETLPFKADVRKLKALGLTISLETGYQPSPRGRAILGCFED, from the coding sequence ATGCTGTTCAAACACGCCTTCCACGCACCGATCGCGCGCGGCGAGATCACCGTCACGTACCGCCGCTGGAAGCGGCCGGGCGCGCGCCCCGGCGGCCGCTACCTTATCGACGCCAATGGCGTCATCGAAGTCACCTCCGTCGACGTCATCGACGGCCGCGCGATCACCGATGCGCACGCGAGAGCATCGGGCTTCGCGGACGCCGCCGGCTTGATCCGCCAACTCGACCGCTTCAATGACGCTGACGCCCGCATCTATCGCGTCACGTTTCACTACATCCGCGAAGGCGATCAGCGCGCACAACTCGCCGCCGATGACCGGCTCACAGAAGATGACGCAGCCGTCATCATCGATCGGCTCGCGCGAATGGATGCGTCGAGCAGGCACGGCCCGTGGACGCACGCCACGCTCTCGCTCATCAAAGCGCACCCGGCGACCCTCGCCGCGACGCTGGCACGGCGCATCGGACGCGAGACGCTCCCGTTCAAGGCGGACGTCCGCAAGCTCAAAGCGCTCGGACTCACGATCAGCCTCGAGACCGGCTACCAACCGTCGCCGCGCGGCCGCGCGATCCTCGGGTGCTTCGAAGACTGA
- a CDS encoding MscL family protein, which yields MSIGAAFGAVVTAMVEDFITPLIAAIGGQPDFSSLDFTINDSTFRYGHFFNQLLSFLIIAAVVFFFVVIPVNKLMEMRKTEVAPSEPVRDCPQCLSSIPARARRCAFCTAEVGAAAG from the coding sequence TTGTCCATCGGAGCGGCATTCGGGGCGGTAGTGACGGCGATGGTGGAGGACTTCATCACGCCGCTGATTGCGGCGATCGGCGGTCAGCCGGACTTCTCGTCGCTGGACTTCACGATCAACGACAGCACGTTCCGGTACGGGCATTTCTTCAACCAGTTGCTGTCGTTCCTGATCATCGCGGCGGTGGTGTTCTTCTTCGTCGTCATCCCGGTGAACAAGCTGATGGAGATGCGCAAGACCGAGGTGGCGCCAAGCGAGCCCGTGCGAGATTGCCCGCAGTGCCTGAGCTCGATACCGGCACGGGCGCGGCGATGCGCGTTCTGCACGGCTGAAGTCGGAGCGGCGGCCGGCTAG
- a CDS encoding enoyl-CoA hydratase/isomerase family protein produces the protein MSELVSVEREGGAAIVRMQRSEKHNAFNRELSKAVTGAFDGLEADDAVVAVVLIGTASAFSAGADMSEAVAAIDGSGRSEGMGATIARVARFPKPLIAAVNGICYGGGALLAISCDIRIASEQAAFRFPGAGYGLVVGGAQLPRIVGPAYAKELLFTGNVVRADEALRIGLVNHVVPHAEVEPAAVEMANQIAANSPEALIATKEVADRASEADDGFGREAAWNAKLRQSAEHHARFRAAADRVTRRG, from the coding sequence ATGAGCGAACTCGTTTCGGTCGAGCGCGAGGGCGGCGCCGCTATCGTGCGCATGCAGCGCAGCGAGAAGCACAACGCCTTCAATCGCGAGCTGTCGAAGGCCGTCACCGGCGCCTTCGACGGGCTCGAAGCCGACGATGCCGTCGTCGCCGTCGTGCTGATCGGCACCGCTAGCGCCTTCAGCGCCGGCGCTGACATGAGCGAAGCCGTCGCCGCCATCGATGGCAGCGGCCGCAGCGAAGGCATGGGCGCGACGATCGCCCGCGTCGCCCGCTTCCCCAAACCGCTGATCGCCGCCGTCAACGGCATTTGCTACGGTGGCGGCGCCCTCCTCGCGATTAGCTGCGACATCCGCATCGCCTCCGAGCAGGCGGCGTTCCGCTTTCCAGGCGCCGGCTACGGCCTGGTTGTCGGCGGCGCCCAACTGCCGCGGATCGTCGGGCCCGCCTACGCCAAGGAACTCCTCTTCACCGGCAACGTCGTCCGCGCCGACGAAGCGCTCCGCATCGGCCTCGTCAACCACGTCGTCCCTCATGCCGAAGTCGAGCCGGCGGCCGTCGAGATGGCGAACCAAATCGCCGCGAACTCTCCCGAAGCACTCATCGCCACCAAGGAAGTCGCCGACCGCGCCAGCGAGGCGGACGACGGCTTCGGCCGGGAGGCCGCCTGGAACGCAAAGCTCCGCCAGTCCGCCGAGCACCACGCACGCTTCCGCGCCGCCGCCGATCGCGTCACGCGGCGAGGCTAA
- the moaA gene encoding GTP 3',8-cyclase MoaA, protein MAVEPRELIPLVDTVDRLGRPMRDLRISVTDRCNFRCRYCMPREVFGTDFAFLPRDEILTFEEITRLARIFTTFGVRKLRLTGGEPLLRNGLPELVRMLREIEGVEIALTTNGSLLAQQAQALADAGLDRVTVSLDSLDDAVFREMNDADFPVASVLEGIDAAAHAGLRPIKINAVVKRGVNDHTVLEFARYFRDSGHIVRFIEYMDVGTSNGWRMDDVVPGEEVVRMISREMPLAATEANYQGEVVKRWRYAGGGEVGVITSVTRPFCGDCTRARLSAEGSLYTCLFAANGQDLRGTLRSGASDDEIAAILRSTWRGRDDRYSEIRSDATHDLPKVEMSYIGG, encoded by the coding sequence ATGGCGGTTGAACCGCGCGAACTGATCCCGCTCGTCGATACCGTCGACCGGCTCGGCCGGCCGATGCGCGACCTGCGCATCTCCGTCACCGACCGCTGCAACTTCCGCTGCCGCTACTGCATGCCGCGCGAGGTCTTCGGCACCGACTTCGCGTTTCTTCCTCGCGACGAGATCCTGACGTTCGAGGAGATCACGCGGCTCGCGCGCATCTTCACGACGTTCGGCGTGCGCAAGCTGCGTCTGACCGGCGGCGAACCGCTGCTGCGCAACGGCCTGCCAGAGTTGGTCCGCATGCTGCGCGAGATCGAAGGCGTCGAGATCGCGCTGACGACCAACGGCTCGCTCCTCGCGCAGCAGGCGCAAGCGCTCGCCGATGCGGGCCTCGACCGCGTGACGGTCAGCCTCGATTCGCTCGATGATGCGGTCTTTCGCGAGATGAACGACGCCGACTTTCCCGTCGCCAGCGTCCTCGAAGGCATCGATGCCGCAGCGCACGCCGGCTTGCGCCCGATCAAGATCAACGCCGTCGTCAAGCGCGGCGTCAACGACCACACGGTGCTCGAGTTCGCGCGCTACTTCCGCGACAGCGGCCACATTGTGCGGTTCATCGAATACATGGATGTCGGCACCAGCAACGGCTGGCGCATGGATGACGTCGTGCCCGGCGAAGAGGTCGTGCGCATGATCTCGCGCGAGATGCCGCTCGCCGCCACAGAGGCGAATTACCAGGGCGAGGTTGTGAAGCGCTGGCGCTACGCCGGCGGCGGCGAGGTCGGCGTCATCACGTCGGTAACGCGGCCGTTTTGCGGCGATTGCACCCGTGCCCGCCTCTCCGCTGAGGGCTCGCTGTACACCTGCCTCTTCGCGGCAAACGGCCAGGATCTGCGCGGCACGCTGCGCTCCGGCGCCTCCGACGACGAGATCGCCGCCATCTTGCGCTCGACGTGGCGCGGCCGCGACGACCGCTACTCGGAGATCCGCTCCGACGCGACGCACGACCTGCCGAAGGTCGAGATGTCGTATATCGGCGGCTAA
- a CDS encoding SRPBCC family protein, with protein MSIDVSAETIIDRPRAEVAAYVVDPANEPSWIGGIVESQQITPGPIARGSRVRRVAKFLGRRIEYAPEVTEFVLDERLSMRTDKPFPMIIEYAFSEEVGGTRVRTRLRGGGSGFFRIAGPLLARAVRRNIEADLRRLRALLEAPDSPQAR; from the coding sequence TTGAGCATCGACGTCAGCGCTGAAACCATCATCGACCGTCCTCGCGCCGAGGTCGCGGCGTACGTCGTCGATCCCGCGAACGAGCCGAGTTGGATCGGCGGCATCGTCGAGTCTCAGCAGATCACACCCGGCCCCATCGCCAGAGGATCGCGCGTGCGCCGCGTCGCGAAGTTTCTCGGCCGCCGCATCGAGTATGCGCCGGAAGTCACCGAGTTCGTCCTCGACGAGCGCCTTTCGATGCGCACGGATAAGCCCTTCCCCATGATCATCGAGTACGCCTTCAGCGAAGAAGTCGGCGGCACCCGCGTGCGCACGCGGCTGCGCGGCGGCGGTTCGGGCTTCTTTCGTATCGCCGGGCCGCTGCTCGCCCGCGCCGTGCGCCGCAATATCGAGGCCGACCTACGCCGCCTCCGCGCGCTCCTCGAAGCACCCGATTCCCCGCAAGCCCGCTGA
- the thpR gene encoding RNA 2',3'-cyclic phosphodiesterase: protein MPRGDLPSSLRLFVAIELPDATKSQLTATAEALKHSGIDAGLRWVRPEGVHITLKFLGAVDAQRVEAISTALRIGLQDAPPFDLRPDTIGSFGGRRNLRVVWVGVGGDTAALTALAAAVERALVPLGFATEQRPFNAHLTLARVQDDTPASERERIAMGLARVPVPPFTMFHVQHISLMQSTLGRGGAVYQALNTFALGGRA from the coding sequence ATGCCGCGCGGCGATCTGCCCTCGTCCCTGCGTCTCTTCGTCGCGATCGAACTGCCGGATGCCACGAAGAGCCAGCTCACCGCGACTGCCGAAGCGCTGAAACACAGCGGCATCGACGCGGGACTCCGCTGGGTGCGCCCCGAAGGCGTCCACATCACGCTGAAGTTCCTCGGCGCCGTGGATGCTCAACGCGTCGAGGCGATCAGCACCGCCCTCCGTATCGGCCTCCAGGATGCGCCGCCGTTCGATCTTCGTCCGGACACTATTGGCTCGTTCGGCGGGCGGCGCAATCTGCGCGTCGTCTGGGTCGGCGTCGGCGGCGACACGGCGGCGCTCACTGCGCTCGCTGCAGCCGTCGAGCGAGCGCTCGTGCCGCTCGGTTTCGCGACGGAACAGCGCCCGTTCAACGCGCACCTCACGCTCGCCCGCGTGCAAGATGACACCCCCGCCTCGGAGCGAGAACGCATCGCCATGGGGCTCGCGAGGGTACCGGTGCCGCCGTTCACAATGTTTCACGTGCAACACATCAGCCTGATGCAGTCGACGCTCGGCCGCGGCGGCGCCGTCTACCAGGCGCTGAACACCTTCGCGCTCGGCGGACGCGCGTGA
- the rdgB gene encoding RdgB/HAM1 family non-canonical purine NTP pyrophosphatase — MSRPKLVIATNNPGKLREFQELLAGSGFELVTPASLGLSWDVEETGASFEENARLKAVGAARATGLLAFADDSGLEVDHLGGRPGIFSARYAGGDRTDGSLNEREQCEMILREMHGVPDEQRTARFRCVIAIATPADDVQTVDGVFEGRIAHAISGDGGFGYDPIFLVPERGVTSAELSPDEKNAISHRGKAARRALAVLKAMSHGG; from the coding sequence ATGAGCCGGCCGAAGCTGGTGATCGCGACGAACAATCCCGGCAAGCTCCGCGAGTTCCAGGAACTGCTCGCAGGCTCCGGCTTCGAGCTTGTCACGCCGGCCTCCCTGGGGCTGAGCTGGGATGTCGAGGAGACGGGGGCTAGCTTCGAGGAGAATGCTAGACTGAAAGCCGTCGGCGCGGCGCGCGCCACCGGGCTGCTCGCCTTCGCCGACGACTCCGGGCTGGAAGTCGATCACCTTGGCGGCCGCCCGGGTATTTTTTCCGCCCGTTATGCTGGGGGTGACCGGACGGACGGCTCCCTCAATGAACGCGAGCAGTGCGAGATGATCCTGCGCGAGATGCACGGAGTTCCCGACGAGCAGCGCACGGCGCGCTTCCGCTGCGTCATCGCTATCGCGACGCCCGCGGACGACGTGCAAACAGTGGACGGCGTGTTCGAGGGCCGCATCGCGCACGCGATCAGCGGCGACGGCGGCTTCGGCTACGATCCCATCTTCCTCGTGCCGGAGCGCGGCGTCACCAGCGCCGAATTATCACCGGACGAGAAGAACGCCATCTCACATAGAGGTAAAGCCGCGCGCAGAGCGCTCGCGGTCTTGAAGGCGATGTCACATGGCGGTTGA
- a CDS encoding SGNH/GDSL hydrolase family protein, with protein MPRRTSNDDAFAGPLIAVVLGVIVLFAFVGAAVLIASLRSSSDEATRDVYVSIGDSLAAGSGASDPASTSFPALLAAREEVSLHNVAAAGATTQDVMDDQLARALVSIQAGRVAFVTISAGGNDLAALIPNAACVEDPLPASCPLDDALARVETNLDAIVAYIRDADRRVPIVLLAYPNLFSGTGHAWEAPAGRVLPQLGDVIRDVAARYDRVAVAEPAPQFEGNGGRLTHVLDQPFDPHPNDAGHSAIADAFAAALEDAR; from the coding sequence ATGCCACGTCGCACATCCAACGACGACGCCTTCGCCGGGCCGCTGATCGCCGTCGTGCTCGGCGTCATCGTGCTGTTCGCGTTCGTCGGCGCGGCGGTACTCATTGCCTCGCTGCGGTCTTCGTCAGACGAAGCAACGCGCGACGTGTACGTTTCGATCGGCGACTCGCTAGCTGCCGGCAGCGGCGCCAGCGATCCCGCGTCCACGAGCTTCCCGGCGCTCCTCGCCGCGCGCGAGGAGGTCTCGCTGCACAACGTCGCCGCCGCCGGGGCGACGACACAGGACGTCATGGACGATCAACTCGCCCGCGCGCTCGTGTCGATCCAGGCGGGTCGCGTCGCGTTTGTCACGATCTCCGCCGGCGGCAACGACCTCGCGGCGCTGATCCCGAACGCCGCCTGCGTCGAGGACCCGCTGCCCGCATCCTGCCCCCTCGACGATGCGCTCGCCCGCGTCGAGACGAACCTCGATGCGATCGTTGCCTACATCCGCGATGCCGACCGCCGCGTGCCGATCGTCCTGCTCGCCTATCCCAACCTCTTCTCCGGCACAGGCCACGCGTGGGAAGCGCCCGCCGGCCGTGTACTGCCCCAACTCGGCGACGTCATTCGCGATGTCGCCGCGCGCTACGATCGGGTCGCTGTCGCGGAACCTGCACCGCAGTTCGAAGGGAACGGCGGCCGACTCACGCACGTGCTAGACCAGCCCTTCGACCCCCACCCGAACGATGCCGGGCATAGCGCGATCGCGGACGCGTTCGCGGCGGCGCTGGAGGACGCGCGATGA